From one Diachasmimorpha longicaudata isolate KC_UGA_2023 chromosome 8, iyDiaLong2, whole genome shotgun sequence genomic stretch:
- the LOC135165307 gene encoding codanin-1 isoform X3 — protein MIVNILDGILNGQLTTEEILTWLTTDKPNDVLLPDLVQTDSSRTEFVLFFLDYLRKQCHGIIQTGSLEGEPVTVAKKKIPKTPTKTPNRTPLSSSNRSEGLNLTCRTSTPLKNPPIPGQSHANGSINFSSPLHASPIYRSQNFIGSSFDHPSTSSRLDNSCINASIDSSLSNSSAMSLSFVPVSPLYSGSTQEALIPLDTFHHTENEFPAIGQHPQNYHRNKKRNTNTSKENQSKSSNDKQNNSGQKKKTIKLGDFLVTSSTKLSTKSNSRNQSEISVDNTSGENVKENSSQKKSGNLSRNRRIKPTKLETTVDEGNNQNNVFGVISRPETKNLQFLEARTTDKSGEIKTFEAERELLKLERQKPKNDSANEIATVPEPKPTKPLGAHSSIPAVIPELSLVHHPTVVDKLADIYGTLIRNHLVPNIMTELYFVMTLITSQFKANEQMSLQMLKETMGCKDLEGSADEEAMPLEIKYLDSPHNCIYFATNVLHHQKDLLIALDRATIKLLCDNQHIGSFKPELKNYLEKLYDEKVQESNQFKKIASRTINSNVCFQIETDNQENFPSKTAFSEFRKQRDLFYEYLKKWEDHHQTPRWCFFKTLAPKIKSLLLLHDDAVNYYHLARLFKSQLLASCHQHSSEDPIDDETLSLLKSLKSMNLEKFKQLQGRFVTPLSSEGIVPLPSFPGIQEFYRDFLLASSNVKFNSILESCFIQSITDLNSTIFTISELESREKNVDETTKQNYLMCISSLRLLSKFLGFLVSIPFQSQSVTLVVWDAQISLRRQVNPSLDLQGILVHAFINGKLTLTVPWMVEYLAVLDPVALRLPYYTKLCQILYYIYRNCHSLTGPKESLLITFTLGRLFELPNFPKDLYFTWQSNFSDKRLKDQITMHFSSSEEFEDSLVPLSTKKLDVPLDKLGLIDDRAIITCCPFLKEFKILLISGNSNFGTMNRHITPVSTQLSQPSSENKAKTLQLRQEDAFLHGQPNSVRKTVDFVSEIIASNSVKEIYRETIPSIKLKYFTMFDTLAAEKSKNSVDLYKHKEKQVNQQWMNSENSPDLIVLITKELRDHCHSVIPKNCKKKCTEALTSLLSEDTHPAVKEMCVKICMRLSIGRIDQWLDFYINDAVNTKQIHSEYLSFSPTKKVEENTEHVHNPSAPSPTQIIELMRDSMWELIEKNGKWSLLTEENVLEILRGLKKTLHERKDLQAYVEKNIYILSVDYAIHLIGYYHQLFTDTVLDAFIDVWRNYETENEKIELFRRILSCRNIQWLRSTGDSQCWKKFGKLINRLLSEKLLRIGNFSDQCVAIFRKDLPGDVTRLLPECLNEAIQGCKPNDEKAEKIRMMLRWISGVCGELDGNSEGGYGEGATDCKPYGLGNPGGNL, from the exons ATGATCGTAAACATATTGGATGGCATTTTAAATGGTCAGTTAACGACCGAGGAAATTCTCACTTGGCTGACGACTGATAAACCGAAC gaTGTTCTTCTTCCGGATTTGGTGCAGACAGATTCATCGAGGACAGAATTCGtgcttttttttctggattaTTTGAGAAAACAATGTCACGG AATCATCCAAACCGGATCGCTAGAAGGCGAGCCGGTCAccgtcgcgaaaaaaaaaattcccaaaactcCTACAAAAACACCTAACCGAACCCCACTCTCTTCTTCAAATCGTTCAGAGGGCCTGAACCTTACCTGCCGCACGAGtacccccttgaaaaatcctcCAATTCCTGGACAGAGCCATGCGAACGGTTCAATCAACTTCAGTAGCCCTCTCCACGCCAGTCCAATCTATCGctctcaaaattttattgggaGCAGCTTTGATCACCCATCAACTTCTTCGAGACTGGACAACAGCTGCATCAACGCTTCTATAGACTCGAGCCTGTCAAACTCCTCAGCAATGTCTCTTTCGTTTGTACCAGTGTCTCCCCTGTACTCTGGATCCACTCAAGAAGCCCTAATTCCTCTGGACACATTCCATCACACCGAGAACGAGTTTCCTGCTATTGGACAACATCCGCAGAATTATCATAGAAACAAAAAGAGAAATACAAACACGTCAAAGGAAAACCAAAGTAAATCTTCAAATGATAAACAGAATAACAgtggacagaaaaaaaaaaccataaaattgGGAGATTTTCTCGTGACTTCGTCGACGAAATTATCGACAAAAAGTAATTCAAGAAATCAATCAGAAATAAGTGTCGATAACACTTCAGGAGAAAATGTCAAAGAGAATTCCAGTCAAAAGAAGAGTGGCAATTTATCAAGAAACCGGAGGATAAAACCAACGAAATTAGAAACCACTGTAGATGAAGGGAATAATCAGAATAACGTATTCGGAGTCATCTCTCGTCCAGAGACGAAGAACCTCCAATTTTTAGAGGCGCGAACGACCGACAAGTCGGGGGAGATCAAAACATTTGAGGCTGAGAGGGAATTACTGAAATTGGAGAGACAAAAGCCAAAAAACGACTCTGCCAATGAAATCGCCACTGTTCCAGAACCGAAACCAACAAAACCATTGGGAGCTCATTCATCGATACCCGCTGTGATTCCTGAATTATCTCTTGTTCATCATCCAACGGTCGTGGATAAATTGGCTGATATCTATGGAACTTTGATTAGGAACCATTTAGTACCCAATATAATGACTGAATTGTATTTTGTCATGACGTTGATTACATCACAGTTCAAAGCAAATGAGCAGATGTCCTTGCAGATGTTGAAAGAAACGATGGGTTGTAAGGATCTTGAGGGAAGCGCAG ATGAAGAGGCGATGCCACTAGAGATAAAGTATTTAGATTCCCCACACAATTGCATTTATTTCGCAACGAATGTTCTCCATCATCAGAAGGATTTATTGATCGCGCTGGATCGAGCAACGATCAAGTTGCTCTGCGACAATCAGCACATTGGATCGTTCAAGCCCGAGTTGAAGAATTATTTGGAGAAACTATACGATGAAAAAGTGCAGGAGTCGAATCAGTTCAAAAAAATTGCCTCAAG GACAATCAACTCCAACGTCTGTTTCCAGATTGAGACAGACAACCAAGAGAACTTCCCCTCGAAGACGGCTTTTTCAGAATTTCGAAAACAGCGTGACCTCTTCTACGAGTACCTAAAAAAATGGGAGGATCATCATCAGACCCCTCGCTGGTGTTTCTTCAAAACCCTGGCCCCGAAGATAAAGTCTCTTCTATTACTCCACGATGACGCGGTAAACTACTACCACCTAGCCCGTCTATTCAAATCCCAACTACTGGCATCGTGCCATCAACACTCATCAGAGGATCCAATCGACGATGAAACCCTCTCTCTCCTGAAATCCCTAAAATCCATGAATTTGGAGAAATTCAAACAACTCCAGGGGCGCTTTGTTACGCCCCTCTCATCTGAAGGTATAGTTCCTCTCCCCTCCTTTCCAGGCATCCAGGAATTCTATCGGGACTTTCTCCTTGCATCATCGAatgtaaaattcaattcaatcctGGAGAGCTGTTTCATCCAATCGATAACAGACCTAAATTCTACTATCTTTACAATAAGTGAGCTCGAATCTAGAGAAAAGAATGTGGACGAGACAACGAAACAGAATTATCTGATGTGCATCTCTAGTCTTCGGCTCTTGTCGAAATTCTTAGGATTTCTTGTCTCCATTCCATTTCAATCACAGTCTGTGACATTAGTTGTATGGGACGCGCAAATTTCTTTGAGGCGGCAAGTTAATCCTTCTCTGGATCTTCAAGGGATATTAGTCCATGCATTtatcaatggaaaattaactTTGACAGTGCCCTGGATGGTAGAGTATTTAGCGGTATTGGATCCAGTGGCACTCAGACTGCCTTATTACACAAAACTCTGTCAAATTCTCTACTACATCTACAGGAATTGCCACTCACTAACCGGACCAAAGGAGTCACTGTTGATCACTTTCACCCTGGGACGTCTATTTGAACTCCCCAATTTTCCGAAGGATTTGTACTTCACCTGGCAATCTAATTTCAGTGATAAAAGGTTGAAGGATCAAATTACTATGCACTTCAGTAGTTCTGAAGAATTTGAGGACTCTCTGGTGCCCTTGAGTACGAAGAAATTGGATGTTCCCCTTGATAAATTGGGATTGATCGATGACAGAGCAATCATTACCTGTTGTCCATTTTTGAAGGAATTCAAGATCCTGTTGATATCAGGGAATTCTAATTTTGGGACTATGAATCGTCATATAACTCCAGTCTCTACTCAATTATCTCAGCCGTCTAGTGAAAACAAGGCAAAGACATTGCAGCTCCGACAAGAAGACGCGTTCCTTCATGGACAGCCGAATTCAGTTAGAAAGACCGTTGACTTTGTCTCCGAGATAATTGCCTCGAATTCTGTTAAGGAAATATATAGGGAAACAATTCCCTCCATAAAGTTGAAATACTTCACGATGTTCGACACATTAGCAGCGGAAAAGTCTAAGAATTCTGTGGACTTGTACAAACATAAAGAAAAACAGGTAAATCAACAGTGGATGAACTCTGAAAATAGTCCTGATTTGATTGTCTTGATTACGAAAGAATTACGGGATCACTGTCATTCAGTAATTCCGAAAAATTGCAAGAAGAAGTGCACAGAAGCACTCACATCTTTGCTGTCAGAGGATACCCATCCAGCTGTCAAAGAAATGTGTGTGAAAATTTGCATGAGACTGTCGATTGGAAGAATCGATCAATGGTTGGATTTTTATATCAATGACGCTGTGAATACAAAGCAAATTCACTCagaatatttatcatttagTCCAACAAAGAAGGTAGAAGAGAACACCGAGCATGTTCACAATCCATCAGCTCCCAGCCCTACGCAGATAATTGAGTTGATGAGAGATTCAATGTGGGAGTTGATTGAGAAAAATGGCAAGTGGTCGTTATTGACAGAAGAAAATGTTCTGGAAATTTTAAGGGGATTGAAGAAGACATTACACGAGAGAAAAGATCTCCAGGCATatgtcgaaaaaaatatttatattttgagtGTTGATTATGCTATTCATTTGATTGGTTATTATCACCAGCTGTTTACTGATACTGTGCTGGATGCATTTATCGATGTCTGGAGAAATTATGAGACCGAGAATGAAAAGATTGAATTGTTTAGGAGAATTTTGAGTTGCAGGAATATTCAGTGGCTGAGGTCAACTGGTGATTCTCAATGTTGGAAGAAATTTGGTAAATTGATTAATCGGCTATTAAGTGAAAAGTTATTGAGGATTGGCAATTTCAGCGATCAGTGTGTCGCTATTTTTAGGAAAGATTTGCCTGGGGATGTGACAAGATTGTTGCCTGAATGCCTCAATGAAGCCATCCAGGGTTGTAAACCGAATGATGAAAAAGCTGAAAAGATCAGAATGATGTTGAGATGGATTTCTGGTGTCTGTGGAGAACTCGATGGAAATAGTGAAGGAGGTTATGGAGAAGGGGCTACTGATTGCAAGCCTTACGGATTGGGGAACCCAGG GGGAAATCTTTGA
- the LOC135165307 gene encoding codanin-1 isoform X1: MIVNILDGILNGQLTTEEILTWLTTDKPNDVLLPDLVQTDSSRTEFVLFFLDYLRKQCHGIIQTGSLEGEPVTVAKKKIPKTPTKTPNRTPLSSSNRSEGLNLTCRTSTPLKNPPIPGQSHANGSINFSSPLHASPIYRSQNFIGSSFDHPSTSSRLDNSCINASIDSSLSNSSAMSLSFVPVSPLYSGSTQEALIPLDTFHHTENEFPAIGQHPQNYHRNKKRNTNTSKENQSKSSNDKQNNSGQKKKTIKLGDFLVTSSTKLSTKSNSRNQSEISVDNTSGENVKENSSQKKSGNLSRNRRIKPTKLETTVDEGNNQNNVFGVISRPETKNLQFLEARTTDKSGEIKTFEAERELLKLERQKPKNDSANEIATVPEPKPTKPLGAHSSIPAVIPELSLVHHPTVVDKLADIYGTLIRNHLVPNIMTELYFVMTLITSQFKANEQMSLQMLKETMGCKDLEGSADEEAMPLEIKYLDSPHNCIYFATNVLHHQKDLLIALDRATIKLLCDNQHIGSFKPELKNYLEKLYDEKVQESNQFKKIASRTINSNVCFQIETDNQENFPSKTAFSEFRKQRDLFYEYLKKWEDHHQTPRWCFFKTLAPKIKSLLLLHDDAVNYYHLARLFKSQLLASCHQHSSEDPIDDETLSLLKSLKSMNLEKFKQLQGRFVTPLSSEGIVPLPSFPGIQEFYRDFLLASSNVKFNSILESCFIQSITDLNSTIFTISELESREKNVDETTKQNYLMCISSLRLLSKFLGFLVSIPFQSQSVTLVVWDAQISLRRQVNPSLDLQGILVHAFINGKLTLTVPWMVEYLAVLDPVALRLPYYTKLCQILYYIYRNCHSLTGPKESLLITFTLGRLFELPNFPKDLYFTWQSNFSDKRLKDQITMHFSSSEEFEDSLVPLSTKKLDVPLDKLGLIDDRAIITCCPFLKEFKILLISGNSNFGTMNRHITPVSTQLSQPSSENKAKTLQLRQEDAFLHGQPNSVRKTVDFVSEIIASNSVKEIYRETIPSIKLKYFTMFDTLAAEKSKNSVDLYKHKEKQVNQQWMNSENSPDLIVLITKELRDHCHSVIPKNCKKKCTEALTSLLSEDTHPAVKEMCVKICMRLSIGRIDQWLDFYINDAVNTKQIHSEYLSFSPTKKVEENTEHVHNPSAPSPTQIIELMRDSMWELIEKNGKWSLLTEENVLEILRGLKKTLHERKDLQAYVEKNIYILSVDYAIHLIGYYHQLFTDTVLDAFIDVWRNYETENEKIELFRRILSCRNIQWLRSTGDSQCWKKFGKLINRLLSEKLLRIGNFSDQCVAIFRKDLPGDVTRLLPECLNEAIQGCKPNDEKAEKIRMMLRWISGVCGELDGNSEGGYGEGATDCKPYGLGNPGYEGISGEKYFRDGDSFELFLSGDFNQKCPGDIACRKLCERPKSS, translated from the exons ATGATCGTAAACATATTGGATGGCATTTTAAATGGTCAGTTAACGACCGAGGAAATTCTCACTTGGCTGACGACTGATAAACCGAAC gaTGTTCTTCTTCCGGATTTGGTGCAGACAGATTCATCGAGGACAGAATTCGtgcttttttttctggattaTTTGAGAAAACAATGTCACGG AATCATCCAAACCGGATCGCTAGAAGGCGAGCCGGTCAccgtcgcgaaaaaaaaaattcccaaaactcCTACAAAAACACCTAACCGAACCCCACTCTCTTCTTCAAATCGTTCAGAGGGCCTGAACCTTACCTGCCGCACGAGtacccccttgaaaaatcctcCAATTCCTGGACAGAGCCATGCGAACGGTTCAATCAACTTCAGTAGCCCTCTCCACGCCAGTCCAATCTATCGctctcaaaattttattgggaGCAGCTTTGATCACCCATCAACTTCTTCGAGACTGGACAACAGCTGCATCAACGCTTCTATAGACTCGAGCCTGTCAAACTCCTCAGCAATGTCTCTTTCGTTTGTACCAGTGTCTCCCCTGTACTCTGGATCCACTCAAGAAGCCCTAATTCCTCTGGACACATTCCATCACACCGAGAACGAGTTTCCTGCTATTGGACAACATCCGCAGAATTATCATAGAAACAAAAAGAGAAATACAAACACGTCAAAGGAAAACCAAAGTAAATCTTCAAATGATAAACAGAATAACAgtggacagaaaaaaaaaaccataaaattgGGAGATTTTCTCGTGACTTCGTCGACGAAATTATCGACAAAAAGTAATTCAAGAAATCAATCAGAAATAAGTGTCGATAACACTTCAGGAGAAAATGTCAAAGAGAATTCCAGTCAAAAGAAGAGTGGCAATTTATCAAGAAACCGGAGGATAAAACCAACGAAATTAGAAACCACTGTAGATGAAGGGAATAATCAGAATAACGTATTCGGAGTCATCTCTCGTCCAGAGACGAAGAACCTCCAATTTTTAGAGGCGCGAACGACCGACAAGTCGGGGGAGATCAAAACATTTGAGGCTGAGAGGGAATTACTGAAATTGGAGAGACAAAAGCCAAAAAACGACTCTGCCAATGAAATCGCCACTGTTCCAGAACCGAAACCAACAAAACCATTGGGAGCTCATTCATCGATACCCGCTGTGATTCCTGAATTATCTCTTGTTCATCATCCAACGGTCGTGGATAAATTGGCTGATATCTATGGAACTTTGATTAGGAACCATTTAGTACCCAATATAATGACTGAATTGTATTTTGTCATGACGTTGATTACATCACAGTTCAAAGCAAATGAGCAGATGTCCTTGCAGATGTTGAAAGAAACGATGGGTTGTAAGGATCTTGAGGGAAGCGCAG ATGAAGAGGCGATGCCACTAGAGATAAAGTATTTAGATTCCCCACACAATTGCATTTATTTCGCAACGAATGTTCTCCATCATCAGAAGGATTTATTGATCGCGCTGGATCGAGCAACGATCAAGTTGCTCTGCGACAATCAGCACATTGGATCGTTCAAGCCCGAGTTGAAGAATTATTTGGAGAAACTATACGATGAAAAAGTGCAGGAGTCGAATCAGTTCAAAAAAATTGCCTCAAG GACAATCAACTCCAACGTCTGTTTCCAGATTGAGACAGACAACCAAGAGAACTTCCCCTCGAAGACGGCTTTTTCAGAATTTCGAAAACAGCGTGACCTCTTCTACGAGTACCTAAAAAAATGGGAGGATCATCATCAGACCCCTCGCTGGTGTTTCTTCAAAACCCTGGCCCCGAAGATAAAGTCTCTTCTATTACTCCACGATGACGCGGTAAACTACTACCACCTAGCCCGTCTATTCAAATCCCAACTACTGGCATCGTGCCATCAACACTCATCAGAGGATCCAATCGACGATGAAACCCTCTCTCTCCTGAAATCCCTAAAATCCATGAATTTGGAGAAATTCAAACAACTCCAGGGGCGCTTTGTTACGCCCCTCTCATCTGAAGGTATAGTTCCTCTCCCCTCCTTTCCAGGCATCCAGGAATTCTATCGGGACTTTCTCCTTGCATCATCGAatgtaaaattcaattcaatcctGGAGAGCTGTTTCATCCAATCGATAACAGACCTAAATTCTACTATCTTTACAATAAGTGAGCTCGAATCTAGAGAAAAGAATGTGGACGAGACAACGAAACAGAATTATCTGATGTGCATCTCTAGTCTTCGGCTCTTGTCGAAATTCTTAGGATTTCTTGTCTCCATTCCATTTCAATCACAGTCTGTGACATTAGTTGTATGGGACGCGCAAATTTCTTTGAGGCGGCAAGTTAATCCTTCTCTGGATCTTCAAGGGATATTAGTCCATGCATTtatcaatggaaaattaactTTGACAGTGCCCTGGATGGTAGAGTATTTAGCGGTATTGGATCCAGTGGCACTCAGACTGCCTTATTACACAAAACTCTGTCAAATTCTCTACTACATCTACAGGAATTGCCACTCACTAACCGGACCAAAGGAGTCACTGTTGATCACTTTCACCCTGGGACGTCTATTTGAACTCCCCAATTTTCCGAAGGATTTGTACTTCACCTGGCAATCTAATTTCAGTGATAAAAGGTTGAAGGATCAAATTACTATGCACTTCAGTAGTTCTGAAGAATTTGAGGACTCTCTGGTGCCCTTGAGTACGAAGAAATTGGATGTTCCCCTTGATAAATTGGGATTGATCGATGACAGAGCAATCATTACCTGTTGTCCATTTTTGAAGGAATTCAAGATCCTGTTGATATCAGGGAATTCTAATTTTGGGACTATGAATCGTCATATAACTCCAGTCTCTACTCAATTATCTCAGCCGTCTAGTGAAAACAAGGCAAAGACATTGCAGCTCCGACAAGAAGACGCGTTCCTTCATGGACAGCCGAATTCAGTTAGAAAGACCGTTGACTTTGTCTCCGAGATAATTGCCTCGAATTCTGTTAAGGAAATATATAGGGAAACAATTCCCTCCATAAAGTTGAAATACTTCACGATGTTCGACACATTAGCAGCGGAAAAGTCTAAGAATTCTGTGGACTTGTACAAACATAAAGAAAAACAGGTAAATCAACAGTGGATGAACTCTGAAAATAGTCCTGATTTGATTGTCTTGATTACGAAAGAATTACGGGATCACTGTCATTCAGTAATTCCGAAAAATTGCAAGAAGAAGTGCACAGAAGCACTCACATCTTTGCTGTCAGAGGATACCCATCCAGCTGTCAAAGAAATGTGTGTGAAAATTTGCATGAGACTGTCGATTGGAAGAATCGATCAATGGTTGGATTTTTATATCAATGACGCTGTGAATACAAAGCAAATTCACTCagaatatttatcatttagTCCAACAAAGAAGGTAGAAGAGAACACCGAGCATGTTCACAATCCATCAGCTCCCAGCCCTACGCAGATAATTGAGTTGATGAGAGATTCAATGTGGGAGTTGATTGAGAAAAATGGCAAGTGGTCGTTATTGACAGAAGAAAATGTTCTGGAAATTTTAAGGGGATTGAAGAAGACATTACACGAGAGAAAAGATCTCCAGGCATatgtcgaaaaaaatatttatattttgagtGTTGATTATGCTATTCATTTGATTGGTTATTATCACCAGCTGTTTACTGATACTGTGCTGGATGCATTTATCGATGTCTGGAGAAATTATGAGACCGAGAATGAAAAGATTGAATTGTTTAGGAGAATTTTGAGTTGCAGGAATATTCAGTGGCTGAGGTCAACTGGTGATTCTCAATGTTGGAAGAAATTTGGTAAATTGATTAATCGGCTATTAAGTGAAAAGTTATTGAGGATTGGCAATTTCAGCGATCAGTGTGTCGCTATTTTTAGGAAAGATTTGCCTGGGGATGTGACAAGATTGTTGCCTGAATGCCTCAATGAAGCCATCCAGGGTTGTAAACCGAATGATGAAAAAGCTGAAAAGATCAGAATGATGTTGAGATGGATTTCTGGTGTCTGTGGAGAACTCGATGGAAATAGTGAAGGAGGTTATGGAGAAGGGGCTACTGATTGCAAGCCTTACGGATTGGGGAACCCAGG TTATGAAGGGATTtctggagagaaatatttccgAGACGGTGATTCGTTTGAACTATTTTTGTCTGGAGATTTCAATCAAAAATGCCCAGGAGACATTGCTTGCAGAAAATTATGTGAACGGCCAAAAAGTTCCTGA